One region of Streptomyces subrutilus genomic DNA includes:
- a CDS encoding UDP-N-acetylglucosamine--N-acetylmuramyl-(pentapeptide) pyrophosphoryl-undecaprenol N-acetylglucosamine transferase, with amino-acid sequence MDTSSLPRSFRLLVTGGGTGGHTYPALTAIRTLQGRLAAAGGTLDVLWIGTADGLEARVAPAEGIAFRTVATGKIRRSANPLKMLSAANVKDMARVPLGVAQARSIVSEFQPDVVLATGGYVAVPAGLAARLCRRPLVLHEQTVRLGLANRKLASSATRIAVSSESSLPLLPAEVRERAVVTGNPVRPEVLTGHPDKAVAALALHGFERRLPTVYVTGGAQGAQQINGVVRDVLPWLLTHANVIHQCGPANVDELRAAAAGLDPVLAARYHLTGFVGAELPDVLALADVVVSRSGAGTLAELTALGKPAVFVPLATSAGNEQAHNARHLADAGAAVALLGEVTAHTLHDAVGPLLTDPARRAAMAERARAYGRPDAADRLVDVLLSAASG; translated from the coding sequence GTGGACACTTCTTCGCTCCCTCGTTCCTTCCGGCTGCTCGTGACGGGCGGCGGGACCGGCGGTCACACGTACCCGGCCCTGACGGCGATCCGTACCCTGCAAGGACGCCTCGCGGCCGCGGGCGGCACGCTGGACGTCCTGTGGATCGGGACCGCGGACGGCCTGGAGGCCCGGGTGGCGCCGGCGGAGGGCATCGCGTTCAGGACGGTGGCCACCGGCAAGATCCGCCGCTCGGCGAACCCGCTCAAGATGCTGTCGGCGGCGAACGTGAAGGACATGGCCCGGGTGCCGCTCGGCGTCGCCCAGGCGCGGTCGATCGTGTCCGAGTTCCAGCCCGACGTCGTACTCGCGACCGGCGGGTACGTGGCGGTCCCGGCCGGGCTGGCGGCGCGGCTGTGCCGGCGTCCGCTGGTCCTGCACGAACAGACGGTCCGGCTCGGCCTGGCCAACCGGAAGCTCGCGAGCTCGGCGACGCGGATCGCGGTGTCCTCGGAGTCGTCACTGCCGCTGCTGCCCGCCGAGGTGCGCGAGCGCGCCGTCGTCACCGGGAACCCGGTGCGGCCGGAGGTCCTGACCGGTCATCCGGACAAGGCGGTCGCGGCGCTGGCCCTGCACGGCTTCGAGCGGCGGCTGCCCACGGTCTACGTCACCGGCGGAGCGCAGGGCGCCCAGCAGATCAACGGTGTCGTCCGGGACGTGCTCCCCTGGCTCCTGACGCACGCGAACGTGATCCACCAATGCGGGCCGGCGAACGTGGACGAGCTCCGGGCGGCCGCCGCGGGCCTCGATCCGGTCCTCGCCGCCCGTTACCACCTGACCGGGTTCGTCGGGGCCGAACTGCCCGACGTCCTGGCGCTGGCCGATGTCGTCGTCTCCCGCAGCGGCGCCGGCACGCTGGCCGAGCTGACCGCGCTGGGCAAGCCCGCCGTGTTCGTGCCGCTCGCCACCTCCGCGGGGAACGAGCAGGCGCACAACGCCCGCCACCTGGCCGACGCGGGGGCCGCGGTCGCGCTGCTCGGCGAGGTCACCGCGCACACCCTGCACGACGCCGTAGGCCCGCTCCTGACCGACCCCGCCCGGCGGGCGGCGATGGCGGAACGGGCTCGCGCGTACGGGCGGCCGGACGCCGCGGACCGGCTCGTGGACGTGCTCCTGTCAGCGGCGTCCGGCTGA
- a CDS encoding PP2C family protein-serine/threonine phosphatase, translating to MIESGRPRPRRRTGPGRLVRLSPVILTVVIAGLAYATPPEMAFSRLLPAAPALAAAMWPVLPTVLLGTVCLFLMIGLGLVFPDLGTWWTAAGIIAVTVAAAYGSHVRLQRERTLFQVRLVADAAQQVVLSPMPRRFGSIEIESLYLAAAAEARIGGDFYEVVDTPYGVRLLIGDVRGKGLPAVGAAAAIVNAFREAAYSERDMVSVARRLDASSSRYNAAFPPDGPMERFATALLVQIPHGGGRIDILNCGHPPPLLLNPGELRVLESATPSPLLSLAELIGDHYNVDTFDFAPGDLLLLYTDGIAEARARDGEFFPLAAWMRGQPPTPPRELLAALHRDLLRYSRGRLDDDIAALAVRLCEP from the coding sequence GTGATCGAGTCTGGACGGCCGCGGCCCCGCAGGCGCACCGGCCCCGGAAGACTTGTGCGGCTGTCGCCGGTCATCCTGACCGTCGTCATCGCCGGCCTGGCCTACGCCACCCCGCCGGAAATGGCCTTCAGCCGCCTGCTGCCCGCGGCGCCGGCCCTCGCCGCCGCCATGTGGCCCGTCCTTCCCACCGTCCTGCTCGGTACGGTCTGCCTCTTCCTGATGATCGGCCTCGGCCTCGTCTTCCCCGACCTCGGAACGTGGTGGACGGCCGCGGGGATCATCGCGGTCACCGTGGCCGCCGCCTACGGAAGCCACGTCCGGCTCCAGCGCGAGCGCACCCTGTTCCAGGTACGGCTCGTCGCCGACGCGGCACAGCAAGTGGTGCTGAGCCCCATGCCCCGCCGCTTCGGCAGCATCGAGATCGAGTCGCTGTACCTCGCGGCCGCCGCGGAGGCCCGCATCGGCGGGGACTTCTACGAGGTGGTCGACACGCCCTACGGGGTCCGGCTGCTCATCGGTGACGTGCGAGGCAAGGGCCTGCCCGCGGTGGGGGCGGCCGCGGCGATCGTCAACGCGTTCCGGGAGGCGGCCTACAGCGAGAGGGACATGGTCAGCGTCGCCCGCCGACTGGACGCCAGCAGCAGCCGGTACAACGCCGCTTTTCCCCCCGACGGGCCGATGGAGCGCTTCGCCACCGCCCTGCTCGTCCAGATCCCGCACGGGGGCGGACGCATCGACATCCTCAACTGCGGACACCCCCCGCCGCTGCTCCTGAACCCCGGCGAACTCCGTGTCCTCGAGTCGGCCACCCCCTCGCCCCTGCTCAGCCTCGCGGAGCTCATCGGCGACCACTACAACGTCGACACATTCGACTTCGCCCCCGGCGACCTGCTGCTCCTGTACACCGACGGGATCGCCGAGGCCCGCGCCCGCGACGGCGAGTTCTTCCCGCTCGCGGCCTGGATGCGCGGACAGCCCCCGACACCGCCCCGCGAACTGCTCGCGGCCCTTCACCGCGACCTCCTCCGCTACAGCAGAGGACGCCTGGACGACGACATCGCCGCCCTCGCCGTACGCCTGTGTGAGCCCTGA
- a CDS encoding NfeD family protein: MDPWLIWLTAALLLGAAEIFTLTAALGLLGGAALITAAFAALGLPLPLQFLLFAVVATAGVLFVRPIALRRLAPPPEARFGVDALVGGSAYVTSEVTGWGGRVRIGGEEWTACAYDETLVIPPGTTVDVIEIKGTTALVYPRE, encoded by the coding sequence ATGGATCCCTGGCTGATCTGGCTGACCGCCGCCCTGCTTCTGGGCGCGGCGGAGATCTTCACCCTCACCGCTGCGCTCGGGCTGCTCGGGGGCGCCGCACTGATCACCGCCGCGTTCGCGGCGCTGGGGCTGCCCCTCCCCTTGCAGTTCCTGCTGTTCGCGGTCGTGGCGACAGCGGGGGTGCTGTTCGTGCGTCCGATCGCCCTGCGCCGCCTGGCCCCTCCCCCGGAGGCGCGGTTCGGCGTGGACGCCCTGGTCGGCGGCTCCGCCTACGTCACGTCCGAGGTGACGGGATGGGGCGGCAGGGTCCGCATCGGCGGTGAGGAGTGGACGGCCTGCGCGTACGACGAGACGCTGGTGATCCCACCCGGCACGACCGTCGACGTCATCGAGATCAAGGGAACCACGGCGCTCGTCTATCCCCGGGAGTGA
- a CDS encoding SPFH domain-containing protein: MEASAFLVVGLLVAVFAVFTVLRAVRIVPQARARNVERLGRYHRTLKPGLNIVIPYIDRVHPVIDLREQVVSFKPQPVITEDNLVVEIDTVLYFQVTDPRAAAYEIANFLQAVEQLTVTTLRNVVGSMDLEKTLTSRDTINNQLRGVLDEATGKWGLRVNRVEIKAIDPPQSIKDAMEKQMRAERDKRAAILGAEGQRQSQILTAEGDKQSAVLRAEGNRTAEILKAEGQSRAIDEVFQAVHRNDPDPKLLAYQYLQMLPQLAQGPGNTFWVIPGEVTSALQNVTRAFSHVLPQSAATREASSDDLAVQAANDAAKAAEAAAEALADAAEADASATGAAPFGSPAPAPRDPPQPPPPGPPG; the protein is encoded by the coding sequence ATGGAAGCATCGGCGTTCCTCGTCGTCGGCCTGCTCGTCGCCGTCTTCGCCGTGTTCACCGTGCTGCGCGCGGTACGCATCGTCCCGCAGGCCCGCGCCCGCAACGTCGAACGCCTCGGCCGCTACCACCGCACCCTGAAACCCGGCCTCAACATCGTCATCCCGTACATCGACCGCGTCCACCCGGTGATCGACCTGCGCGAGCAGGTCGTCTCCTTCAAGCCCCAGCCGGTCATCACGGAGGACAACCTGGTCGTCGAGATCGACACCGTCCTGTACTTCCAGGTCACCGACCCCCGCGCGGCCGCATACGAGATCGCCAACTTCCTGCAGGCGGTGGAGCAGCTGACGGTGACGACCCTGCGCAACGTCGTCGGGTCGATGGACCTGGAAAAGACCCTGACCTCACGGGACACCATCAACAACCAGCTCCGCGGCGTCCTCGACGAGGCCACCGGCAAGTGGGGACTGCGGGTCAACCGGGTGGAGATCAAGGCCATCGACCCGCCGCAGTCCATCAAGGACGCCATGGAGAAGCAGATGCGGGCCGAGCGGGACAAGCGGGCCGCCATCCTCGGAGCCGAGGGGCAGCGGCAGTCCCAGATCCTCACGGCGGAAGGCGACAAGCAGTCCGCGGTGCTGCGGGCGGAGGGCAACCGGACCGCCGAGATCCTCAAGGCGGAGGGCCAATCGCGGGCCATCGACGAGGTGTTCCAGGCGGTCCACCGCAACGACCCCGACCCCAAGCTGCTCGCCTACCAGTACCTCCAGATGCTCCCCCAGCTCGCGCAAGGCCCGGGCAACACGTTCTGGGTGATACCCGGCGAGGTGACCTCCGCCCTCCAGAACGTCACCCGCGCCTTCTCCCACGTACTCCCCCAGTCCGCCGCCACCCGTGAGGCCTCCTCCGACGACCTGGCCGTCCAGGCCGCGAACGACGCGGCGAAAGCGGCGGAGGCCGCCGCCGAGGCCCTCGCCGACGCGGCGGAGGCCGACGCGAGCGCCACCGGGGCAGCGCCGTTCGGATCCCCCGCCCCGGCCCCCCGCGACCCGCCGCAGCCGCCGCCTCCCGGTCCGCCGGGCTGA
- a CDS encoding YciI family protein, giving the protein MKYMIQMNVPVEQWDAVMSSYSKDDMEAMFAHMNALNEDLTSAGEWVDGQGLGGPSLVKTVRAGSDGRPQVTAGPGQAGGHILAGYWVVDVESEDRALEIAARASACPGPGGTPGSDPVEVHPIPGDPTQA; this is encoded by the coding sequence ATGAAGTACATGATCCAGATGAACGTGCCGGTCGAGCAGTGGGACGCCGTCATGTCGTCGTACTCCAAGGACGACATGGAGGCCATGTTCGCCCACATGAACGCCCTCAACGAGGACCTGACCTCCGCGGGGGAGTGGGTGGACGGGCAGGGGCTGGGCGGTCCTTCCCTGGTCAAGACGGTGCGGGCCGGGAGCGACGGACGGCCGCAGGTGACGGCCGGGCCCGGCCAGGCCGGCGGACACATCCTGGCCGGGTACTGGGTGGTCGACGTCGAGAGCGAGGACCGGGCCCTGGAGATCGCCGCCCGGGCATCGGCGTGCCCCGGCCCGGGCGGCACGCCCGGCAGCGACCCGGTCGAGGTGCACCCGATCCCCGGGGACCCCACGCAGGCCTGA
- a CDS encoding VOC family protein translates to MTVPKTTVLVLDSAEPELLARFYADLLGATVEPAPGDGELLLVTGPTGAVLGIRRDPSHVPPSWPLPEGSHQAHVLILVDAQDLDEAEREAVALGARPMTAQDDGAAPGSRTTVRRYADPAGHAFALEAEAPHLKP, encoded by the coding sequence ATGACCGTACCCAAGACGACCGTTCTCGTCCTCGACAGTGCCGAGCCCGAGCTGCTGGCACGGTTCTACGCCGACCTGCTCGGTGCCACGGTGGAACCGGCGCCCGGCGACGGGGAACTCCTCCTCGTCACCGGCCCCACGGGCGCGGTGCTCGGCATCCGCCGCGATCCGTCCCACGTACCGCCGAGCTGGCCGCTCCCGGAAGGCTCCCACCAGGCCCACGTGCTGATCCTGGTCGACGCGCAGGACCTCGACGAGGCCGAACGCGAGGCCGTGGCCCTCGGGGCCCGCCCGATGACCGCGCAGGACGACGGCGCCGCGCCCGGCAGCCGGACCACCGTGCGGCGCTATGCGGACCCGGCCGGCCACGCGTTCGCCCTGGAGGCAGAGGCCCCTCACCTGAAGCCGTAG
- a CDS encoding mechanosensitive ion channel family protein: protein MNTVLRLLTVLGGSVLLTVVAGWAAGLLLRRADTRHPETPLWNKLRRCLPALQIVLLAAVLRGAYRQTAWQPLQENQAAVGRILSLALIGAGAWLVVGVASAAVETGYARYATGTRDPARVRRVRTQVSLIMRVVTAVVAVVAVAAMLLVFPSFRALGTSMLASAGIIGIVAGIAAQSTLGNLFAGFQIAFGDMVRIGDTVVVAGEWGVVEDITLTFLAVRTWDERRITMPVSYFTSRPFENWSRGGVQMTGTVFFHCDHCAPVDLIRDKVHEILNHCREWDGRGWDVAVTETTPSTIVLRAIVTAKDADDLWTVRCAVREQLIAWLSEKHPDALPRVVLAPAPEANASWPGGMTGAVPKPCRT from the coding sequence ATGAACACCGTTCTTCGCCTGCTGACCGTTCTGGGCGGCTCGGTCCTGCTCACCGTCGTGGCCGGATGGGCCGCCGGACTGCTGCTGCGCCGGGCCGACACCCGCCACCCGGAGACGCCCCTGTGGAACAAGCTGCGCCGCTGCCTCCCCGCGTTGCAGATCGTGCTGCTCGCCGCGGTGCTCAGGGGCGCCTACCGGCAGACGGCGTGGCAGCCGCTCCAGGAGAACCAGGCAGCCGTCGGCCGGATCCTCTCGCTCGCCCTGATCGGCGCGGGCGCCTGGCTCGTCGTGGGTGTGGCCTCCGCCGCCGTGGAGACCGGGTACGCCCGCTACGCCACCGGCACCCGCGACCCGGCCCGGGTGCGCAGGGTCCGCACCCAGGTGAGCCTGATCATGCGGGTCGTGACCGCCGTCGTCGCGGTCGTCGCCGTCGCGGCCATGCTGCTCGTCTTCCCCAGCTTCCGTGCGCTCGGTACCTCTATGCTGGCCTCAGCCGGGATCATCGGCATCGTCGCGGGCATCGCCGCCCAGTCGACGCTGGGCAACCTCTTCGCCGGCTTCCAAATCGCCTTCGGCGACATGGTGCGCATCGGGGACACGGTCGTGGTCGCCGGTGAGTGGGGAGTGGTGGAGGACATCACCCTCACCTTCCTCGCCGTACGGACCTGGGACGAACGCCGCATCACCATGCCCGTCTCGTACTTCACCTCCCGCCCCTTCGAGAACTGGTCCCGGGGCGGCGTGCAGATGACCGGCACCGTCTTCTTCCACTGCGACCACTGCGCGCCCGTTGACCTCATCCGCGACAAGGTGCACGAGATCCTGAACCACTGCCGGGAGTGGGACGGCCGCGGCTGGGACGTCGCCGTCACCGAGACGACCCCGTCCACCATCGTCCTGCGCGCGATCGTCACCGCGAAGGACGCCGACGACCTGTGGACCGTGCGCTGCGCCGTACGGGAGCAACTGATCGCCTGGCTCTCCGAGAAGCACCCCGACGCCCTGCCCCGGGTGGTCCTCGCGCCGGCGCCCGAGGCGAACGCCTCCTGGCCGGGCGGGATGACAGGAGCCGTACCGAAGCCGTGCCGGACCTGA
- a CDS encoding YihY/virulence factor BrkB family protein produces the protein MRSVTGIPNTASRGTGRLAEVAVRTRGALARTAVRVWTDNVADQAAALTYYAVLALLPALVIAVSLVGLLGGATRDRLVAELTSYAPPQSAQVLREALDGLSAANTSIWLLLASGAVSALWSACSYLAVFRRALHTMHRVPDTRPPLRAAHTLLMTATLLLVLLVAGAAGLVVSGPAAHWAMRTAGAGSGTVHSVALLRWPVLLVVVTLLVLVLFRTGPAQTRGKRRGLPGGVLATLLWLAASGLFTLYTQLDTYGRLYGSLAGIVVFVVWLWFANLALLTGAQFNAERARDRAGRAAPGGPAGAATP, from the coding sequence GTGCGTTCCGTGACAGGGATCCCGAACACCGCATCGCGCGGCACAGGCCGGCTCGCCGAAGTCGCGGTCCGCACCCGCGGCGCGCTCGCGCGTACGGCCGTGCGCGTCTGGACCGACAACGTCGCCGACCAGGCAGCGGCACTCACCTACTACGCGGTCCTCGCGCTCCTGCCCGCCCTCGTCATCGCGGTCTCGCTGGTGGGGCTGCTGGGCGGGGCCACGCGCGACCGGCTGGTCGCCGAGCTCACCTCGTACGCGCCGCCCCAGTCGGCGCAGGTGCTGCGCGAGGCGCTCGACGGGCTCTCGGCGGCGAACACCTCGATCTGGTTGCTGCTTGCCAGCGGTGCCGTGAGCGCGCTGTGGTCGGCGTGCAGCTATCTGGCGGTGTTCCGCCGCGCCCTGCACACGATGCACCGGGTGCCCGACACGCGGCCGCCGCTGCGGGCGGCGCACACGCTGCTCATGACGGCCACGCTGCTGCTGGTCCTGCTGGTGGCGGGCGCCGCCGGGCTGGTCGTGTCGGGGCCGGCGGCCCACTGGGCCATGCGGACCGCGGGCGCGGGGTCGGGCACCGTGCACAGCGTGGCGCTGCTGCGCTGGCCGGTGCTGCTGGTGGTCGTGACCCTGCTCGTCCTGGTGCTCTTCCGTACCGGCCCGGCGCAGACCCGCGGCAAGCGCCGGGGCCTGCCCGGCGGCGTCCTGGCGACCCTGCTGTGGCTCGCCGCCTCGGGGCTCTTCACGCTCTACACCCAGCTGGACACCTACGGCCGGCTCTACGGCTCGCTGGCCGGGATCGTCGTCTTCGTCGTCTGGCTGTGGTTCGCCAACCTCGCCCTGCTCACGGGCGCCCAGTTCAACGCGGAACGGGCCCGGGACCGGGCCGGCAGGGCGGCGCCGGGCGGCCCGGCAGGCGCTGCGACACCCTGA
- the glgX gene encoding glycogen debranching protein GlgX yields the protein MRTWTGKPYPLGATYDVSGTNFALFSEVAEAVELVLLDDAGHETRVPMTEIDRSAWHIHLPDVGPGQRYGYRVSGPFDPAAGHRCNPAKLLLDPYATAFDGALDHHESLYGHHFADGAEPNTLDSAGHTMLSVVTDRGFDWGDDRPPGHPYAESVIYEGHVRGLTRTHPALPEELRGTYAGIAHPAILDHLTGLGVTALELMPVHQFIQDGHLAEKGLSNYWGYNTIGFFAPHNAYAAAVGRGAQVTEFKQMVKALHAAGIEVILDVVYNHTAEGNDKGPVLAFKGIDNAAYYRLVDEDRSQYYDTTGTGNSLLMRHPNVLQLIMDSLRYWVQEMHVDGFRFDLAATLARQFHEVDRLSAFFDVIQQDPVISRVKLIAEPWDLGEGGYQVGNFPPLWSEWNGRYRDAVRDYWRGADGTLGEFAARITGSADLYEHDRRRPLASVNFVTAHDGFTLRDLVSYDRKHNEENGEDGRDGEDHNRSWNCGAEGETDDPGILALRERQQRNLMTTLILSQGIPMISHGDELGRTQGGNNNAYCQDNPTTWIDWNVDEPGRRLLEFTSGLIRLRRDHPVLRRRRFFSGRAAGHTGRLPADVEWLRPDATPMEDEDWTWPKAGALTVFLNGEAITEPDRYGNRVTDDSFLLMFNGSDTVIDFRLPGERFAVRWTQLVDTASTDAPDERELKAGSTLRLESFSTVVLRSAREDAAPDER from the coding sequence ATGCGCACATGGACGGGCAAACCGTATCCCCTGGGAGCGACGTACGACGTCTCCGGGACGAACTTCGCACTGTTCTCCGAGGTCGCCGAGGCCGTGGAGCTGGTTCTGCTCGACGACGCGGGGCACGAGACCCGCGTACCGATGACCGAGATCGACCGGTCCGCGTGGCACATCCACCTCCCGGACGTGGGCCCCGGCCAGCGGTACGGCTACCGCGTGAGCGGCCCCTTCGACCCGGCCGCCGGGCACCGTTGCAATCCGGCCAAGCTCCTCCTCGACCCGTACGCGACGGCCTTCGACGGGGCGCTCGACCACCACGAGTCGCTCTACGGCCACCACTTCGCGGACGGCGCGGAGCCCAACACCCTGGACAGCGCGGGCCACACCATGCTGTCCGTGGTCACCGACCGCGGCTTCGACTGGGGCGACGACCGGCCGCCCGGCCACCCGTACGCCGAGAGCGTCATCTACGAGGGCCACGTACGCGGACTCACGCGCACCCACCCCGCCCTGCCCGAGGAACTGCGCGGCACCTACGCGGGCATCGCCCACCCCGCCATCCTCGACCACCTCACGGGCCTGGGGGTGACCGCGCTGGAACTGATGCCGGTGCACCAGTTCATCCAGGACGGCCACCTGGCGGAGAAGGGCCTGTCCAACTACTGGGGCTACAACACCATCGGCTTCTTCGCACCGCACAACGCCTACGCGGCCGCGGTGGGCCGCGGAGCGCAGGTCACCGAGTTCAAGCAGATGGTGAAGGCGCTGCACGCGGCGGGCATCGAGGTGATCCTCGACGTCGTCTACAACCACACCGCCGAGGGAAACGACAAGGGTCCCGTCCTGGCGTTCAAGGGGATCGACAACGCCGCCTACTACCGTCTGGTCGACGAGGACCGCTCCCAGTACTACGACACCACTGGCACCGGCAACAGCCTGCTGATGCGCCACCCCAACGTGCTGCAGCTCATCATGGACTCGCTGCGCTACTGGGTCCAGGAGATGCACGTCGACGGCTTCCGGTTCGACCTCGCCGCCACCCTGGCCCGCCAGTTCCACGAGGTCGACCGGCTCTCGGCGTTCTTCGACGTCATCCAGCAGGACCCGGTGATCAGCCGCGTCAAACTCATCGCCGAACCCTGGGACCTCGGCGAAGGGGGCTATCAGGTCGGCAACTTCCCGCCCCTGTGGTCGGAGTGGAACGGGCGCTACCGCGACGCCGTGCGTGACTACTGGCGCGGCGCCGACGGCACGCTCGGCGAATTCGCCGCCCGTATCACCGGCTCCGCCGACCTGTACGAACACGACCGGCGACGCCCCCTCGCCAGCGTCAACTTCGTCACGGCGCACGACGGGTTCACCCTGCGCGACCTGGTGTCCTACGACCGCAAGCACAACGAGGAGAACGGGGAGGACGGGCGGGACGGCGAGGACCACAACCGGTCCTGGAACTGCGGAGCGGAAGGCGAGACGGACGACCCCGGCATCCTGGCCCTGCGCGAACGACAGCAGCGCAACCTCATGACCACGCTGATCCTCTCCCAGGGCATCCCGATGATCAGCCACGGGGACGAGCTGGGCCGTACCCAGGGCGGCAACAACAACGCCTACTGCCAGGACAACCCGACCACCTGGATCGACTGGAACGTCGACGAACCCGGTCGGCGGCTCCTCGAGTTCACCTCCGGCCTCATCCGGCTGCGCCGCGACCACCCGGTGCTGCGGCGCCGGCGCTTCTTCTCCGGGCGGGCCGCCGGACACACCGGCCGGCTGCCCGCGGACGTCGAGTGGCTCCGCCCCGATGCCACGCCGATGGAGGACGAGGACTGGACGTGGCCGAAGGCAGGCGCGCTGACCGTGTTCCTCAACGGCGAGGCGATCACCGAGCCGGACCGCTACGGCAACCGGGTCACCGACGACTCCTTCCTGCTGATGTTCAACGGCTCGGACACGGTGATCGACTTCCGCCTGCCCGGCGAGCGGTTCGCCGTCCGCTGGACCCAGCTGGTCGACACCGCGAGCACCGACGCCCCGGACGAACGGGAGTTGAAGGCGGGCAGCACGCTGCGGCTGGAGTCGTTCAGCACCGTGGTCCTGCGCAGCGCTCGGGAGGATGCGGCGCCGGACGAGAGGTGA
- a CDS encoding DoxX family protein produces the protein MAVLRKLARPLLAAPFLTGGLRTLRRPEAVVEVAQPVVRVIGKYAPALAGDPRQLVRVTGSVQAAAGLMLATGRAPRLAALALAATLVPTSLAAHAFWTVEEPEERARQRAHFLTDLSALGGLLIAAADTHGKPSLAYRSRHALDHRHPVQAVRRPAEAAAASTVNRAKAVTGSLTGSR, from the coding sequence ATGGCTGTCCTACGAAAGCTCGCCCGTCCCCTACTCGCCGCCCCGTTCCTCACCGGCGGGCTGCGCACCCTGCGCCGCCCCGAGGCCGTCGTGGAGGTCGCCCAACCCGTCGTCCGGGTGATCGGGAAGTACGCCCCGGCCCTGGCCGGGGATCCGCGCCAACTGGTACGCGTCACCGGCTCGGTCCAGGCCGCGGCGGGTCTGATGCTCGCGACGGGGCGCGCCCCGCGCCTGGCCGCGCTCGCGCTCGCCGCCACGCTGGTGCCGACCTCCCTCGCCGCACACGCCTTCTGGACGGTGGAGGAACCCGAGGAGCGCGCACGGCAGCGCGCTCACTTCCTGACCGACCTCTCCGCGCTGGGAGGGCTCCTGATCGCCGCCGCGGACACCCACGGCAAGCCCTCCCTCGCCTACCGCTCCCGACACGCACTCGACCACCGGCACCCGGTCCAAGCCGTCCGCCGCCCCGCCGAAGCGGCGGCGGCGAGTACGGTCAACCGGGCCAAGGCCGTCACCGGCTCCCTCACCGGCTCCCGCTGA